In the Elizabethkingia bruuniana genome, CTGAAGCCGTTAAAGCTTCTGCTCAGTACGATGAGGAAACGCTTCACACAAGACAACTTCTTAAGTCTAAACTTGCAGATATGGATTTATCTGTAAGAGCACTTAACTGCCTAAAAGCAGCTGAAGTTGAAACATTAGGTGAGTTAGTTTCTTTCAGCAAGTCGGATCTAATGAAATTTAGAAACTTCGGTAAGAAATCCCTTACTGAACTGGAAGAGCTAGTTCATGCCAAAGGACTTAACTTTGGTTTTGACGTAAGTAAATATAAGTTGGACGCTGATAAATAATCCTAAACAATGAGACACGGTAAAAAATTCAACCACTTAGGTAGAACAGCTTCTCACAGAAGTGCTATGCTTTCAAACATGGCATGTTCCCTAATTGAACATAAAAGAATCCATACTACAGTTGCTAAAGCTAAAGCACTGAGAGTATTCGTAGAGCCTATCCTTACAAAATCTAAGGAAGATTCTACTCACAACAGAAGAGTAGTTTTCTCTTACCTACAAAACAAAGAAGTAGTAAGCGAACTATTCAGAACTGTAGCACCTAAAATCGCTACCAGAAATGGTGGTTATACAAGAATCATCAAAACTGGTTTCAGACCTGGTGATGCTGCAGATACTGCACTTATCGAACTAGTTGACTTCAACGAGCTTTACAATCCAAACGAAGCTGAGAAGAAAACTACAAGAAGAAGCAGAAGAGCTACAACTACTAAAAAAGCTGAGGCTGCTCCGGTTGCTGAAGCTAAAGTTGAAGAAACTGAAGCTCCGGTTGCTGATGCAACTGAAGAAAAAACTGAAGAATAATATTCTTTCAGATATAAAAATAAAACCGTTCAGATTTCTGAACGGTTTTTTTATTTTACAAAACCTCTAAAATTGAGGTGGCGGAACCGGGAAGTGATTACATTTATCCGGATCAATCGGAAGGCATGCTCCATGCTGGCTGTAATACTGACAATAACCTTCAGGACACTTTCCTCCCATTGGCGGAGCAG is a window encoding:
- the rplQ gene encoding 50S ribosomal protein L17; this encodes MRHGKKFNHLGRTASHRSAMLSNMACSLIEHKRIHTTVAKAKALRVFVEPILTKSKEDSTHNRRVVFSYLQNKEVVSELFRTVAPKIATRNGGYTRIIKTGFRPGDAADTALIELVDFNELYNPNEAEKKTTRRSRRATTTKKAEAAPVAEAKVEETEAPVADATEEKTEE